The Desulfurella amilsii region ATCTCATAATCCAATTTCATTATATGTAAGCCCTCGATATATGGCAATAAATTACTAATATCGTTTAAAAGTTTTTCGTGTAAATCAAAAGCTATCAGCCTTGAATCTTCTTTTGATGCGTTCTCAAATTTGGATAGTATTGATTTAGGTATATTAACGCCTTTTACATTGTTATTAAGGTACATGGCGCTTTTGTAGCTTAAAATGGGCATAATCCCAATGATTTTATAAATGCTCATTTGACTTGTTGCCTCTAGAAATCTCTCTAAGTCGTCCTGTGAAAAGACAGGCTGTGTAATAACAAACTTTACACCTAAATCAGTTTTTCTTTTAAGTCTTGCTTTTATTGAAAAGATAGTGTTTAGCTTTGGTATGTCGCTTGCGCAGCCAATAAAAAAATTTATATTGAATTGCTCGTTTAGG contains the following coding sequences:
- a CDS encoding methylenetetrahydrofolate reductase, which codes for MSFASLIGKKKLLTIEFNPPKNTDISKFILELEQFRGIIDAINVTDSPMAKPRMNSIVSSNFIKHISEPIFNLTCRDKNKIALKSDLLAASALGLKNILAITGDPTKDSNSVYKINVFELIELIQSLNEQFNINFFIGCASDIPKLNTIFSIKARLKRKTDLGVKFVITQPVFSQDDLERFLEATSQMSIYKIIGIMPILSYKSAMYLNNNVKGVNIPKSILSKFENASKEDSRLIAFDLHEKLLNDISNLLPYIEGLHIMKLDYEIVNLTKKYLEV